Proteins from a single region of Abyssalbus ytuae:
- a CDS encoding DUF5606 family protein produces MSLQKILAISGKPGLYELLTQTRTGFVAKSLLDGKKITVGIRTNVSLLSDIAIYTLSEEVPLRDVFKKIQEKENGEKASVSHKDNDDKIEEYFFEVLPDYDEDRVYVSDIKKVIRWYNLLLEKGYSNFEAEEEKQDIAEKK; encoded by the coding sequence ATGAGTTTACAAAAAATTTTAGCAATATCAGGAAAACCGGGGCTTTATGAATTGTTAACACAAACAAGAACCGGGTTTGTAGCCAAATCGCTTTTGGACGGAAAAAAAATTACTGTTGGTATAAGAACAAATGTTAGTTTATTGTCTGATATTGCTATATACACTTTATCAGAAGAGGTGCCTTTGCGCGATGTGTTTAAAAAAATACAGGAAAAGGAAAACGGTGAAAAAGCATCTGTAAGCCATAAAGATAATGACGATAAAATAGAAGAGTATTTTTTTGAGGTATTGCCAGACTACGATGAAGACAGGGTGTATGTAAGTGATATCAAGAAAGTTATAAGATGGTATAACCTTTTATTGGAAAAGGGTTACAGCAATTTTGAAGCCGAAGAAGAAAAACAGGATATTGCAGAGAAAAAATAG
- a CDS encoding glycosyltransferase family 9 protein yields the protein MKVLVIQQKMIGDVLTSSIICQNLKAFIPNTTVHYMVHSNTIPVVLNNPYIDKIVDFKPEYRKSKVLFYKFLKTLRKENYNAVIDIYGKLESYIITAFCNSKIKIGEHKWYSRLLYTHTFNRLTSPTLGVGFAIENRLQLLQPLIKEKKITEFYNKPTIYLTEQEKENALRFFSKNNINITKPVIMIGVLGSGKSKTYPFEYMAAVINKITNTVPEATLLFNYIPSQLNEVTQIYEKCNEQAKEQINFNAFAPSLREFLAVLSYCTAVIGNEGGIVNMAKALNIPTFSIFSPWINREAWGLFEDHKNVSVHLKDYKPELYKGKTKKEIKENNENLYKAFRPELFPDKLTDFIKNIK from the coding sequence ATGAAAGTTTTAGTCATCCAGCAAAAAATGATTGGTGATGTTTTGACAAGCAGTATTATTTGTCAGAATTTAAAAGCGTTTATACCCAATACCACCGTACATTATATGGTACATTCCAATACCATTCCTGTTGTGCTTAACAACCCTTATATTGATAAAATTGTTGATTTTAAACCCGAATACCGAAAAAGTAAAGTTCTTTTTTATAAGTTCCTGAAAACCCTTAGAAAAGAAAATTACAATGCTGTAATTGATATCTATGGTAAATTAGAATCATATATTATTACTGCATTTTGTAATTCAAAAATTAAAATAGGAGAACATAAATGGTACTCGCGCTTATTATACACCCATACTTTTAATAGGCTTACCTCCCCCACCCTTGGGGTAGGTTTTGCCATTGAGAACAGGCTCCAGCTATTGCAACCCCTGATAAAAGAAAAAAAGATAACTGAATTTTATAATAAACCGACCATCTATTTAACAGAGCAGGAAAAAGAGAATGCCCTCCGGTTTTTTAGTAAAAACAACATCAACATTACAAAACCTGTTATTATGATAGGCGTCCTGGGCAGCGGTAAAAGTAAAACCTATCCTTTTGAATATATGGCAGCGGTAATAAATAAAATAACAAATACAGTACCGGAGGCTACTTTGCTTTTTAATTACATTCCTTCCCAATTAAACGAAGTCACACAGATTTACGAAAAGTGTAATGAACAAGCCAAAGAACAAATCAATTTCAATGCATTTGCACCCTCACTACGGGAGTTTTTGGCGGTGCTTAGTTACTGTACCGCAGTAATTGGCAACGAAGGCGGCATTGTAAACATGGCCAAAGCACTCAATATTCCAACTTTTAGTATATTTTCCCCCTGGATTAACAGGGAAGCATGGGGCCTTTTTGAAGATCATAAAAATGTGAGTGTGCATCTAAAAGACTATAAACCGGAACTCTACAAAGGCAAAACAAAAAAAGAAATAAAAGAAAATAACGAAAATCTTTATAAGGCTTTCAGGCCGGAATTATTTCCTGATAAATTAACAGACTTTATTAAAAATATAAAGTAA
- a CDS encoding DinB family protein produces MIEKATNQNLLQLTNVLQQLTNQQFTAPLDVLNGSTIGMHVRHILEFYICLMNSVTTLSVNYDDRKRDITLETNTKNCIEAVTKILEFVNAVKKDLPIKLSANYSIHNESDKVTLNSSLFRELLYNVEHTVHHLAIIKIGLKALDNNIKVDESFGVASSTIRNKKICAQ; encoded by the coding sequence ATGATTGAAAAGGCAACTAACCAAAATTTATTACAACTCACAAATGTTCTGCAACAACTAACCAACCAACAGTTTACTGCACCCTTAGATGTTTTGAATGGATCTACAATTGGTATGCATGTAAGGCATATCCTGGAGTTTTACATTTGTTTGATGAATTCTGTGACTACGTTAAGCGTTAATTATGACGACCGAAAAAGAGATATTACACTTGAAACCAATACGAAAAACTGTATTGAGGCCGTTACAAAAATATTAGAGTTTGTAAATGCAGTAAAAAAGGATCTTCCTATAAAATTATCAGCCAATTATTCAATTCATAATGAATCAGATAAAGTAACCTTGAATTCTTCACTTTTCAGAGAGTTACTTTACAATGTAGAACATACTGTACATCATCTGGCTATAATTAAAATAGGACTTAAAGCGTTAGATAATAATATTAAAGTAGATGAAAGCTTTGGTGTAGCTTCATCAACCATTAGAAATAAAAAAATATGTGCACAGTAA
- the ruvX gene encoding Holliday junction resolvase RuvX — protein sequence MARILALDYGQKRTGVAVTDELQIIASGLTTVPTENLLKFLKEYTSGESVELILIGEPKQMNNNASESEVYIQKFIKELEKEIPSIPYKRVDERFTSKMAFQSMIQSGLKKKQRMNKGLIDEISATIILQSFLNLK from the coding sequence ATGGCGCGTATTTTAGCATTGGATTATGGACAAAAAAGAACGGGAGTTGCAGTAACTGATGAATTGCAGATAATTGCCTCCGGGCTTACAACTGTTCCTACGGAAAATTTGCTTAAATTTTTAAAAGAATATACTTCCGGTGAAAGTGTAGAGTTAATTTTAATAGGAGAGCCTAAACAAATGAATAATAATGCCTCGGAGAGTGAAGTTTACATTCAAAAGTTTATTAAGGAATTAGAAAAAGAAATCCCGTCAATACCTTACAAAAGGGTTGATGAACGTTTTACGTCTAAAATGGCTTTTCAGTCTATGATACAAAGCGGTTTAAAAAAGAAACAGAGAATGAACAAAGGATTGATTGATGAAATTAGTGCCACCATAATTTTACAATCTTTTCTCAATTTAAAATAA
- a CDS encoding NRDE family protein: protein MCTVSYIPAKKGFYLTSNRDEDPERKTLPLQRIKLADRNIITAPMDMEKNGTWIASDKNGRVACLLNGAFVKHERKLPYKKSRGSYVIEAFDYNNFSDFIEKVDLNDVEPCTIILIDDYLQVLVWDGEKKHRLMYDKNVPQLWSSSTLYSKEEHAKKYSFFINSIKDKNPTPEFILEMHGLNKSTPFILEKEHVKTVSITQFVMNSKKSELTYHLLKTKKDEQKKVLH, encoded by the coding sequence ATGTGCACAGTAAGTTATATACCTGCAAAAAAAGGATTTTACCTCACTTCCAACAGAGATGAAGACCCCGAAAGAAAAACGCTGCCATTGCAAAGAATAAAACTGGCCGACAGAAATATTATAACAGCCCCCATGGATATGGAAAAAAACGGCACCTGGATAGCGTCTGATAAAAACGGTCGGGTGGCTTGTTTGCTTAACGGAGCCTTTGTAAAGCATGAAAGAAAACTTCCTTACAAAAAAAGTCGGGGTTCCTATGTTATTGAAGCTTTTGATTATAATAATTTTTCTGATTTTATTGAAAAAGTTGATTTGAATGATGTAGAGCCTTGTACCATTATATTAATTGATGATTATTTACAGGTTCTTGTTTGGGACGGAGAAAAAAAACATCGTTTAATGTATGATAAAAATGTTCCGCAATTATGGTCGTCTTCTACTTTGTACAGTAAGGAAGAGCATGCAAAAAAATATTCTTTTTTTATTAATAGTATAAAAGATAAAAATCCAACACCTGAATTTATTCTCGAAATGCATGGCCTTAATAAAAGCACACCCTTTATATTGGAGAAAGAACATGTAAAAACTGTGAGTATCACTCAATTTGTAATGAATTCAAAAAAAAGCGAACTAACCTATCATCTTCTTAAAACCAAAAAAGATGAACAAAAAAAGGTACTACATTGA
- a CDS encoding glycosyltransferase family 2 protein, translating to MKRPSISVIISTYNAEEWLEKVLIGYNNQTYSDFEVIIADDGSRDTTRELIEKFKENYNVPLLHLWHKDSGYRRQEILNVAITKANNEYILMTDGDCIPREDFVEVHAKYAKKGRFLSGGYCKLSMKLSKQLTEADIETGRCFNLKWLKQQDKIGFSQSLKIGSNKFTATILDAVTPTTPSFNNCNSSGWKEDMIAVNGYDERMKYGGPDREFGERLENFGVKGLQIRHKAICLHLDHARGYKTPESLAKNLAIRKEVKKNKITWTPYGIIKGEKGKEQEKLRISA from the coding sequence ATGAAAAGACCATCAATATCAGTTATAATAAGCACTTATAATGCTGAAGAGTGGCTGGAAAAAGTTTTGATTGGATATAATAATCAAACTTATTCTGATTTTGAAGTTATTATAGCTGACGATGGCTCACGGGACACTACCCGGGAACTGATTGAAAAGTTTAAGGAAAATTATAATGTTCCTCTTCTTCATTTATGGCATAAGGATTCAGGATATCGCCGTCAGGAAATTCTGAATGTAGCGATTACCAAAGCCAATAATGAATATATTTTAATGACGGACGGTGATTGTATTCCCAGAGAAGATTTTGTTGAAGTTCATGCTAAATATGCCAAAAAAGGCAGGTTTTTATCAGGAGGATATTGCAAGTTAAGTATGAAGCTTAGTAAACAGCTCACTGAAGCTGATATTGAAACCGGAAGATGTTTTAATTTAAAGTGGTTAAAACAACAGGATAAAATAGGATTTTCACAATCTTTAAAAATAGGCAGCAACAAATTTACAGCAACGATTTTAGATGCCGTTACCCCCACAACACCTTCTTTTAATAATTGTAATTCTTCAGGTTGGAAAGAAGATATGATTGCCGTAAATGGCTATGATGAAAGAATGAAATACGGAGGCCCTGACAGGGAATTTGGCGAGCGGCTGGAAAATTTCGGTGTAAAAGGTTTACAAATAAGGCACAAAGCCATTTGTTTGCACCTGGACCATGCACGAGGTTATAAAACACCGGAATCTTTAGCTAAAAACCTGGCAATACGAAAAGAAGTAAAGAAGAACAAAATAACCTGGACGCCTTATGGTATAATAAAAGGGGAAAAAGGAAAAGAGCAGGAAAAATTACGTATTAGTGCGTAA
- the def gene encoding peptide deformylase: MILPIVAYGDPVLRKVGKEINKDYPKLRELIDNMFDTMYNAMGVGLAAPQIGLPIRLFIIDASPFAEDEELSEEERKVLKDFKKVFINAKIIEETGEKWNFNEGCLSIPDVREDVSRNDTLKIEYFDENFEKCSEEYEGLIARVIQHEYDHIEGILFTDKLSSLKKRLLKGKLSNISKGKITVDYKMRFPEAKKAR; encoded by the coding sequence ATGATTCTACCAATTGTTGCTTACGGAGACCCGGTATTACGTAAGGTTGGAAAGGAAATTAATAAAGACTATCCTAAGCTCCGCGAACTTATTGATAATATGTTTGATACAATGTATAATGCAATGGGGGTTGGTCTGGCAGCTCCTCAAATAGGACTTCCAATAAGGCTCTTTATTATTGATGCCTCACCTTTTGCTGAGGATGAAGAGCTTTCCGAAGAGGAAAGAAAAGTTCTTAAGGATTTTAAAAAAGTATTTATTAATGCAAAAATAATTGAAGAAACCGGTGAAAAGTGGAATTTTAATGAAGGATGCCTGAGTATTCCGGATGTGAGGGAAGACGTTTCAAGGAACGATACCCTTAAAATTGAATATTTTGATGAGAATTTTGAAAAGTGCAGTGAAGAATATGAAGGATTGATTGCCAGGGTTATCCAACACGAGTACGACCATATAGAAGGTATCTTGTTTACTGATAAACTTTCTTCATTAAAAAAACGTTTATTAAAAGGGAAATTGTCAAACATATCAAAAGGGAAAATAACGGTAGATTATAAGATGCGATTTCCCGAAGCTAAAAAAGCCAGATAA
- a CDS encoding sialate O-acetylesterase, protein MKIINHITLWVFLFISHISFSNVSLPSIFGDHMVLQQNAEVKIWGWGNPTEEITITTGWNSKTIKTVTNNEATWQVKIITPKAGGPFEITIEGYNKIIIKDVLIGEVWLCSGQSNMEWTPSAGIDNAEEEIAKAYYPSIRFFSTPKKASQYPQLDLEGEWKVCTPETMQYFSAIGYFFGQKINSTLNIPVGLISSNWGGSPAEVWIPENVIRNDQILNEASIKLKEEPWSPNKPGMAYNTMIYPLINFKLAGVLWYQGETNTQNAATYAELLSTLIHTWRKNWNDFFPFYYAQIAPYRYGEDNFNGVIVRDQQRKVLNSTDNTGMIIVSDIGNINDIHPRNKKDVGLRFASLALNRTYGIKNIAYSGPVFKKFEIENNKMRLKFDFSEGLKFTKKLNGFEIAGTNGKFYPANAKIDKDNTVVVWNNKVKTPVTVRYEWNNVAEPGLINNTGIPASSFTTGDY, encoded by the coding sequence ATGAAAATTATTAATCACATTACCCTCTGGGTATTTCTGTTTATCAGTCATATTTCGTTTTCAAATGTTTCTTTACCCTCCATTTTTGGAGACCATATGGTTTTACAACAAAATGCAGAAGTAAAAATATGGGGATGGGGAAATCCTACCGAAGAGATTACCATTACCACCGGTTGGAATTCGAAAACAATAAAAACGGTGACCAATAATGAGGCTACCTGGCAAGTGAAAATTATAACTCCCAAAGCCGGCGGGCCATTTGAGATTACTATTGAGGGATATAACAAAATTATTATTAAAGATGTTTTAATTGGCGAAGTCTGGCTTTGTTCAGGACAATCCAATATGGAATGGACTCCTTCTGCCGGAATAGATAATGCTGAAGAAGAAATAGCTAAAGCCTACTATCCGTCTATCAGGTTTTTTTCTACTCCTAAAAAAGCATCTCAATATCCTCAATTAGATTTAGAAGGAGAGTGGAAAGTGTGCACTCCCGAAACCATGCAATATTTTAGTGCTATAGGTTATTTCTTCGGACAAAAAATTAATTCTACCCTAAATATTCCCGTAGGATTAATAAGCAGTAATTGGGGTGGGTCTCCTGCTGAAGTTTGGATACCTGAAAATGTTATCCGAAACGACCAAATACTTAATGAAGCTTCCATAAAACTTAAAGAGGAACCCTGGAGCCCTAACAAACCAGGAATGGCTTACAATACTATGATATATCCGCTGATAAATTTTAAACTGGCAGGTGTATTATGGTATCAGGGAGAAACAAATACCCAAAATGCAGCCACTTATGCAGAATTGTTGTCTACCCTGATTCATACCTGGAGAAAAAACTGGAACGATTTCTTTCCGTTTTACTATGCACAAATTGCGCCTTACAGGTATGGTGAAGATAATTTTAATGGGGTTATTGTACGTGATCAGCAACGAAAAGTATTAAACAGTACAGATAATACAGGAATGATTATAGTTAGCGATATCGGGAATATTAACGACATACATCCCCGCAATAAAAAAGATGTGGGGCTTCGTTTTGCAAGTCTTGCACTGAACCGTACATACGGAATAAAAAATATAGCGTATTCAGGACCCGTCTTTAAAAAGTTTGAAATTGAAAACAACAAAATGCGTTTAAAATTTGATTTTTCCGAAGGGTTGAAATTTACCAAAAAACTAAACGGATTTGAAATTGCCGGCACCAATGGTAAATTTTATCCGGCAAATGCTAAGATTGATAAGGATAATACCGTAGTGGTATGGAACAACAAAGTAAAAACACCGGTAACCGTTCGTTATGAATGGAACAATGTTGCAGAACCCGGTTTAATTAACAATACCGGCATTCCTGCTTCCAGTTTTACCACTGGCGATTATTAA
- a CDS encoding DoxX family protein, protein MNKKRYYIERFAAIIAAVILLQTLYFKFTGHPDSVSIFTKMGVEPYGRIALGVLELITAGLLLLPKTSYLGAVLSLGIMSGAIFSHFLILGIQVNNDGGTLFILAVIVFIFSLIVIKTRNNYSETSK, encoded by the coding sequence ATGAACAAAAAAAGGTACTACATTGAGCGCTTTGCAGCTATTATTGCTGCTGTGATTTTATTGCAAACTTTATACTTTAAGTTTACAGGGCATCCGGATAGTGTGAGTATTTTTACCAAAATGGGAGTTGAACCTTACGGGCGGATAGCCCTGGGAGTGTTAGAGTTAATTACTGCCGGCCTTTTATTATTACCTAAAACCTCATACTTAGGGGCAGTGTTAAGTTTGGGGATAATGTCAGGAGCCATTTTTTCCCATTTCTTGATTTTGGGTATTCAGGTTAATAATGACGGAGGTACTTTATTTATACTTGCTGTAATAGTTTTTATTTTCAGTTTGATAGTGATAAAAACACGTAATAATTATAGTGAAACATCAAAATAA
- a CDS encoding 2,3,4,5-tetrahydropyridine-2,6-dicarboxylate N-succinyltransferase, protein MKEIQSIIENAWDNRELLKEDQTISAIREIINLLDAGKLRVAEPTEKGWQVNEWVKKGVVLYFPIQKMETIEAGPLEFHDKIPLKRNYAEKGIRVVPHAVARHGAYISAGTILMPSYVNIGAYVDEGTMVDTWATVGSCAQIGKNVHLSGGVGIGGVLEPLQAAPVIIEDNAFLGSRSIVVEGVRVEKEAVLGANVVLTASTKIIDVTGSEPKEWKGYVPARSVVIPGAYTKKFPAGEFQVPCALIIGKRKESTNKKTSLNDALREYDVAV, encoded by the coding sequence ATGAAAGAAATACAATCTATTATAGAAAATGCATGGGATAACCGTGAACTTTTAAAAGAAGATCAAACTATCTCGGCTATCCGGGAAATAATTAACCTTCTGGATGCCGGAAAATTGAGGGTAGCCGAGCCTACAGAAAAAGGATGGCAGGTAAACGAGTGGGTAAAAAAAGGAGTTGTACTTTATTTTCCCATACAAAAAATGGAAACTATTGAAGCCGGCCCGCTGGAATTTCATGATAAAATACCATTAAAAAGAAATTATGCCGAAAAAGGTATACGTGTGGTACCCCATGCAGTAGCCCGGCATGGAGCATATATTTCTGCAGGCACAATTTTAATGCCCAGCTATGTAAATATCGGTGCTTATGTAGATGAAGGAACTATGGTAGATACCTGGGCAACCGTAGGAAGCTGTGCCCAGATAGGAAAAAATGTACACTTGAGCGGAGGTGTTGGTATTGGCGGGGTTTTAGAACCTTTACAGGCGGCTCCTGTTATTATTGAAGATAATGCCTTTTTAGGATCGCGCTCTATAGTTGTTGAAGGAGTAAGAGTAGAAAAAGAAGCCGTTTTAGGTGCCAATGTGGTTTTAACTGCTTCAACAAAAATAATAGATGTAACAGGAAGTGAGCCCAAAGAATGGAAAGGCTACGTACCGGCCAGATCGGTTGTTATACCCGGGGCTTATACCAAAAAATTCCCTGCGGGTGAATTTCAGGTTCCGTGTGCATTAATTATAGGAAAACGCAAAGAAAGCACCAATAAAAAAACCTCTCTTAATGATGCTTTAAGAGAGTATGATGTTGCAGTTTAA
- a CDS encoding D-alanine--D-alanine ligase, which translates to MLKKNPVYIKLTSWEYWPMWILYIPVWIQHFWLSIKARSLFFFLKTNPGIKEGFILSDSKYNTLKLVPKEYLPETILIRKDNSFQTVIVQMKQAKISFPVIFKPDIGFRGLLVHKINNEKELRNILETIKVDYLLQEYIDYKVEIGIFYMRLPKKPKGKIPSITIKEFLSVTGNGINTLEELISKKPRAILHKNKLKNKFKDSWNDIVPEGKKIVLESIGNHNRGTKFMNGNYLYDENLQKVFDDLNKKMPGFYFGRFDIRTRSVEDLKQGANFKILEVNGVGAEPTHVYDPDYKLVKAWKDMLYLWKMIYKIAMQNKKQGEKFPVYPEAKKRWRFYKDYKKLAFRD; encoded by the coding sequence ATGTTGAAGAAAAATCCGGTTTATATAAAATTAACTTCATGGGAATATTGGCCGATGTGGATTCTGTATATACCTGTGTGGATTCAGCATTTCTGGCTGTCAATAAAAGCCAGGAGTTTGTTCTTTTTCCTTAAAACTAATCCGGGGATAAAAGAAGGTTTTATTTTAAGCGATTCAAAATACAATACTTTAAAGCTGGTACCAAAAGAATATCTGCCGGAAACTATTTTGATAAGAAAAGATAATTCTTTCCAAACTGTTATAGTACAAATGAAGCAGGCCAAAATAAGTTTTCCGGTAATTTTTAAGCCTGATATTGGGTTTAGAGGCTTGCTTGTACACAAAATAAATAATGAAAAAGAGCTGAGAAATATTCTGGAAACTATAAAAGTTGACTATTTATTGCAGGAATACATAGATTATAAAGTTGAGATAGGAATTTTTTATATGCGATTACCAAAAAAACCGAAGGGTAAAATACCTTCTATTACCATAAAAGAATTTCTTTCGGTTACGGGTAATGGTATTAATACACTTGAAGAGTTGATTAGTAAAAAACCAAGAGCCATTCTGCATAAAAATAAATTAAAGAATAAGTTTAAGGATAGTTGGAATGATATTGTTCCCGAAGGAAAAAAAATTGTACTTGAATCCATAGGAAATCATAACAGGGGGACCAAATTTATGAACGGTAACTATTTATATGATGAAAATTTACAAAAGGTGTTTGATGATTTAAATAAAAAGATGCCCGGGTTTTATTTTGGCAGGTTTGACATACGAACGAGATCGGTTGAAGATTTAAAACAAGGAGCAAATTTTAAAATATTGGAAGTTAATGGAGTAGGGGCAGAGCCTACCCATGTTTATGATCCTGATTATAAGTTGGTAAAAGCATGGAAAGATATGTTGTACTTGTGGAAAATGATCTATAAAATTGCTATGCAAAATAAAAAACAGGGAGAAAAATTCCCTGTTTATCCCGAAGCTAAAAAGCGTTGGCGCTTTTATAAGGATTATAAAAAGTTGGCGTTTAGAGATTAA
- a CDS encoding glycosyltransferase family 2 protein gives MSTQKLTAIIITFNEIDYITQCVNSILFADEIIAVDSFSTDGTWEFLNSHPKIKAIQHPFENFTTQKSYALQQASNDWVYFLDADERVTPSLQKEIIQTINSKDTASAYWNYRSFMFENKRLYFSGWQTDKIQRLFRKSRCEFVDDRLVHETLKVDGSQAKLKEKLIHYSYKNYEDYKGKMLKYGRLRALEEFNKGKKWTLLHQILRPCWKYFNHYIIRLGILDGKKGIIICYLNALGVHERYKELKRLRTNT, from the coding sequence GTGTCTACACAAAAATTAACTGCAATAATTATAACCTTTAATGAAATTGATTACATTACTCAATGTGTTAACAGTATTTTATTTGCAGACGAGATCATAGCTGTAGACTCATTTAGTACAGATGGCACATGGGAATTTTTAAACTCTCATCCTAAAATCAAAGCCATACAGCATCCCTTTGAAAATTTTACCACTCAAAAATCGTATGCACTACAACAAGCCTCCAATGATTGGGTATATTTTTTAGATGCCGATGAACGTGTTACTCCCTCTTTACAAAAAGAAATTATACAAACTATTAACAGTAAAGATACTGCCAGTGCCTACTGGAACTACCGGAGTTTTATGTTTGAAAACAAAAGATTGTATTTTAGCGGATGGCAAACTGACAAAATACAAAGGCTATTTAGAAAAAGCAGATGTGAATTTGTAGATGACAGGTTGGTACATGAAACATTAAAGGTTGATGGTTCCCAGGCAAAATTAAAAGAAAAACTTATTCATTATTCCTATAAAAACTACGAAGATTATAAAGGAAAAATGCTTAAATACGGAAGGTTAAGAGCTTTGGAAGAATTTAATAAAGGAAAAAAGTGGACGCTCTTGCATCAAATTTTAAGGCCTTGCTGGAAATATTTTAATCATTATATAATCCGGTTGGGAATACTGGATGGAAAGAAAGGAATTATTATATGCTATTTAAATGCGCTGGGAGTGCATGAACGCTACAAAGAATTAAAAAGATTACGCACTAATACGTAA
- the mazG gene encoding nucleoside triphosphate pyrophosphohydrolase, translating into MNSRTHQLKAIDRLLTIMNELREQCPWDKKQTFQSLRHLTIEETYELGDAILDNDVEEIKKELGDLLLHIVFYAKIGSETNDFDIADVANSICDKLIDRHPHIYGDVNVKDEEEVKRNWENLKLKEGKKSVLEGVPKSLPALVKANRIQDKVAGVGFDWEKPEQVWEKLKEELSEFEEEVKKGDEENIEAEFGDVMFSMVNYARFLKVDPESALERTNKKFIKRFKYLESKARDIGKDLKDMTLAEMDVFWEEAKKL; encoded by the coding sequence ATGAATTCAAGAACACACCAATTAAAGGCTATTGACAGATTGCTTACCATTATGAATGAATTGAGGGAGCAATGCCCTTGGGATAAAAAGCAAACCTTTCAAAGTTTAAGACATTTAACGATTGAAGAAACTTATGAACTGGGAGATGCTATCTTGGATAATGATGTTGAGGAAATAAAAAAGGAATTAGGCGATTTGTTACTCCATATTGTTTTTTATGCAAAAATAGGTAGTGAAACCAATGATTTTGACATAGCTGATGTTGCTAACTCTATTTGTGATAAATTAATAGACAGGCATCCTCACATTTATGGTGATGTAAATGTAAAAGATGAAGAAGAGGTGAAACGCAACTGGGAAAATTTAAAACTTAAGGAAGGGAAAAAAAGTGTATTAGAGGGTGTGCCAAAAAGCTTACCTGCATTGGTTAAAGCCAACAGGATACAGGATAAAGTTGCCGGTGTGGGTTTTGATTGGGAAAAACCCGAGCAGGTATGGGAAAAGTTAAAAGAAGAACTTTCTGAATTTGAGGAGGAAGTAAAGAAAGGGGATGAAGAGAATATTGAAGCTGAATTTGGTGATGTAATGTTTTCCATGGTGAATTATGCGCGGTTTTTAAAAGTGGATCCCGAAAGTGCTTTGGAAAGGACTAACAAGAAATTCATAAAAAGGTTCAAATATCTGGAAAGCAAAGCCAGGGATATTGGGAAAGATTTAAAAGATATGACCCTTGCTGAAATGGATGTTTTCTGGGAAGAAGCCAAGAAACTATAA